DNA from Kryptolebias marmoratus isolate JLee-2015 linkage group LG15, ASM164957v2, whole genome shotgun sequence:
CTTTGGAAATATTATTTATAAGGAATGCAGGGAGCAGCCTTCATAACACAGTTCACACAGTATCATCATTTTatctttaagattttttttaagcaacatttgattaaaaacacaagaacaaatgaCATGAAATGTAATATGAGAACAACATCTTCCTAACCCATCCAGGACATCTTTACATGGATGCAATTAAGGAGATaacaaaaatcattttcctTTTGAAATTTGTTAAAGTCATGTACTGAGTGGCAGAGTGAGTAGAGGTTcttatttaaatattgattGGACCATTATTTGAGGTTTTTAGAGCCATTAGTTCTCACTTCTCAGCATGTCTGTCCATAGTAGGACTAAGGCCTCTGTGTGTTGGAGAGAGCAGACGAGAGACTCCATTCACTGCTCCACTGTCTACTGGGCAGATGTAGTCTGCAGCTTCGTCAGGTTTCCTCTTCCTCAGGTGACTGAACTGAGTGAAGCCCAACTTCTTTGgctgaaaacaagaacaacaaaaaaatccaatgataaaccatttttatttcatggttTTGCaatagtgacaaaaaaaaaagaatttaaattgaGTTCTTACTTTAACTTTAGCTGTGGTAGTGAGGGGCACATGGCCTGTGGCGTTGCCATACTCTCGTTTCTCCTGCATGGCTAGAGGTCCAACCAGAGCAGCGAAGGCAGTGGCAAGATGACGGCGGAGCAAAGTCTTCTGTGGAGGAATGTTCAAGAGCAAAGCCAAAGTCTCGGAGCTAAAGCGAGGCTCCAGGATCTATGGAAGAGCATATTGGCAGAGAACACTGTTCAATTACTACACTGAAAAGGGCCAGTGTTGTTTGCAATGACAGTGTAAAGACACACAAACTGTAGATTGCAATCAATCAAATTAGTggttctgaaaaacaaaaaagctcatTCTGTAATCAGTGTTTGCTTTGTCCACTCTGGGCTGTTCTAGCATGATAAAGCAAAATGGGAGTGAAAAGCAGATTAATCTTGATGTCATCTGACAAAGCACTGTACAACATTTTTGAGTTAAAcgaaaatgtttacaaaaaaacatttttgtcctgttttactTAAACTTGTCATAATAAAGTGTTCAGATAAAGTGATATAAAGTTACAACATCTGTAGTTTTATTGCTTAACATTGCAGTCAGTTTCATTTACAGTACTTACAACCAGGCCACCATGAACACCACTTCCTCTTAGATTAGGCGCAAACTCTGCTAGATCAACTGCTCTCAGCCACTCCATTACACGATGGTTCGACCACTGGACTACTTCGGAGGGAGAGGGCTgtttctggaaacaaaaacaaacaaacaaaaattgaaaTAGTTTTCATTATCAATAATTCCTGAGTTTTTCCTTAGACTATGccagaaaataaagcaaataacaGCTTAAGTACCCTTAAAGCATATTGAtaacaatgtaaaaaatattaaaagaaaaatttaaaagactTAAATTATGCATTTGCTACCATCTTGTGGCAACATTATGTCACTACATCTGTTAGAGATCTTGGTATTTCAGTAAAACACCTCTCATGAGAATGATGCCCTGATCtttgaatatttatgttttacattttctatgCTGTGAATGTGAACACAAACCATAATTGTAGTTTCGATTTCTTTCCATATCGGCTTACCTCGTCACCCGGCCTGCGTCGAAGACAGTTTGGGTTGAATTTATTGGCATGAAGGACATGAATGGCACATTTAATACTGAGATGGTGGAGCTGGCTGGTGACCTTTAGAGTCAACAGATCATTCTgagcagacacaaaaaataaatataagtcAACTTCGATGAAAATCAGCTTTGATGCATATTTGCAGCTCCAAATGTGTCTGCAGTTTGTAAAAATGCATAATGAAGTTTTACCACAGTGAGATATTGTATCATTCGACCATCTACACGAGCTTCATGGAATTGGTCTTTATACTGAGGCAATCCAATGTCATCCAGCCAGCCTGTATGACAGAGAAGAACAAAGTGAACTCTAAACTAAGCTTCAAAACATGCATCATGTAACTGCACTTTCAagtttaatttccattttttttgaAAGGTGGTTATATTTGCATTGTATTTCCAGGTACATTTACATATCACACTGTGCttctttctttgatttatgGCATGAGACTCCCTGCATTTGTAAATCtcactaaaatgaaaaagtaaagtGGGAGAAATATTCAACACAGACGGATTCTTACGTGTGACCCAGATGTGGTCCAGCTCTGAAGACTTCTCTATAACTTTAGTGGTGAATGCCCTCAGAGCGAGTTGCAGCTTTTTCCTGTGCAGTGGATGCTTCATGCCCATTTCCTGACATCAGAGAGAAAAGtcattatgaggaaaaaaatctgactttagaaatgttttttaccCACATTAATGTTCTCAACTAAGTTTTatgattaaacaaaacattttgcttaATAACCTTCTCAAAATCCTGAGGTGTGGCAGATAGAAATGTTTGCCCATTTTCAATCCACTGTCTGGCAAGGTTGACATACTGGCCAAGTCCATAGTCCTCCAGCCAGCCACACACCTGCTCTTTGGTCCACTGGCTGAATGGAATATTCATATCACTACAAGAAAGATAAGAAAAGGAAGTAAAATGATGACTAATTTATTGCAAGTATTCTACTAAATTCATAAAtatggtttaaaaagaaatctttgtACTAAAGTTTTCTGAAGGCGCACTGAAAGTTACCGTGTAGAGTCAGACTCAGGGGTTCTGGTAAGTCTGGGTCCTGCTGTTGCACGCAAGCCCCCTCTTCTAAACTGTCCAACATCTGGATCTGCAGCTTGGAAACCTCCGGATTGGGTTCTTCGAAGCCTGTGTGgatcagagtaaaaaaaaaaagaaaatattgataaaaatgCTACACGCTACTTTCTTTTTCATAGTAAAATAAACCGCATATAAACACTCCATTATTTGCTGAATagatctaaataaataaacaaatacattttcacaaaagtaatgataataataaaaagaaaaaatttggATTTTTGCAAATAATTACCCAATGAACTTGTTGACTTTTGgtatattattgttattatgaATTAGTTCCTTCTTTCAGCAAAAGTGTAAACAAGAAAGGTAAATAGTTTAAGCTATGTAAATaagattgtgtttttattttaccaaaagcataTGCACTTAAACagcagaatatatatatatatatatatatatatatagttctACAGTACTTGAGTCATCCATATTGTCTTTagattttgctttaaaagtaaagacttttttgtaattttaagaGATCTGCATCAACATTTCTCTAGGTTTTCTCAAGATCTTTCATGGTTTTTCAGTGGGAGGACTTGGATGCTTTGTCCACTTGTTTTCAGTCTGATACCTGACCATATTCAAaggtttttgcttttctctggTAATTAGGCCACTTAATTAATTCAGAGATAAAAAGGCTCCCAAACTCAAGAGCTGCAGCACTGTTTTGTCTTcacataacagacaacttgGCAGAGAATGATTTGTTACCAGGATCTCTTAAAAGCAACCTTCACAAAAACATAGCAGCACTCACTTCCCCCAGAGTTTCTTGAAGCTTCTGTTATTCTTCATGTATTCTGGAGAACCCACAGCTCGCTGGCCCGGCTGTGCAAGCTCCTCACAATGAACAGGGGAATTGTCGCTGGATGTGCTGTCATCAGCTTTCTCCAACTTTCCTTCAAGAGGTTGCAACAACCATAGGACAAATATGACTGAGATTGTTTGATTGTACTCAAGAATAGCTTGCTGCAAAGTACTGAAATCTTGCcaaaagaacaaaccaaaaaacaaaacactggtgTGACTGATGATATCAGTGAAAATGAGTGAATTTCCTGTAGTTAAGGCAAAGTAATAGACAAAATAATTCTGATTTCTGTTCTTCTATTTTGTAGAACAAGCAGAACATTAAGAGTGAAGCAGAGCACATGTGGTATGTTTCACAATGCCCTATTGAATGGAGGGAAGCAGGTTACAGACCATTAAGTTTAGCTAATAATTCATCAGTTTATACCCCATGAAGAAGACGGGGTTTAACTTCATTTTatctgttgtgatttttatgatAAATTCTATAGTCAGAGCAAATGTGTGACAGTAAAATCAGGGTGTGGCTGGAGTTTAAGTTGGTCAGTCAGACTGTGGAAGGGTGGAGCTGGGATGAATGTGGTCAATATATGCAAGCGGGAGGGTGTGTTGGGTAAGAAAGCCTATCCCATGAGCCATCTGCTCTGTCAGGAGCCTCTACAATTAACTATGATCAAACATGCAGTGGTCGTCTGGTCAGAAGAGAGtggttttatttccaaatgtGAATCCTGCTTGCTCTCATGGGAATTACTAGGCGATGAACTGATCCTGCAGAATGCCAAGGCTCATTGAAGCTCACTAGCCATGATATCATAAATTACACCATGTAAAGCTTTATGCGTAGAGTTACTTTGGATGCAGTCTCCATTTTCACTCCCATCTGGAGATTTTTGACTCTGGATATCAGCGCTACTGTCTCCCATCCCATTTTGTTCCAACAAAGAGGAATTTGTGGGCAATGTTTGACTCCTACTGTCATCCAGGTCATtctggagaaacaaaacaaaaaaagacagtgaCTTTGTGAAATACAAGAAGgtcaaacatattttttgacaacaaaattTACAAATTATGTAAGAATACCTTTGGTAAATGTCCATTTGTTATGTCACTCATGCTACTTGATAATGTCTGAGGCTCTGGTCtatgaaaataaatgcagaataCACTCAGACACACTGTAAAGTCCAACCAAGAGTAACTGGATTCATCTGGACAAAAAGCTGTGTTACTACCTggaatcattttctttttggacTGACAGAAGAGATATTTGTTGGGAGGAAGAACTGTTTGTTGAAACCTGtgaggaataaaataaatacatgaataaGACTGTTCAGTGAccctgaaaaaaacaatcacaaccACTTTCATGCATGCACTGATCTAATTGAGATCAAGTAGAAGTTATTTGTACCTACTTCAGACTTCACATCATCAGATTTTGCACTGGAAGAGTCAGCATTCTTCAACAATCCTTGTTCTTCTTCCTCACTGCTGCTTGATGGAGTCCAGCCATTTGACAAAGAACGGACAACAGATGaagctacagaaacagaaaagagattgttgttttattattattattgggaGAAGGGTGTGCGATGGCTTGAATTTTGTTTCCAATTTGTTGTTGCCAAGATTACATAAATTCAGTTAACTATGGGCTAAAGAATAAATAAGCTGATTACATTGCCTTGAAGTGTGAGTAACCTCTCTGAACTGCCTACACTGATTCAGGAGCAGAGTCAGCTCCTCAATACGACggtcctaaaaagaaaaaaagaaaagaaaaaagagcagGGAGggctttaaagtttaaaaataccTTAATCAAGATATTTATCAAAGGttaagaaacacacacaacttcACTCAGCTCTGACCGATACGGCGCTCAAACGCTTCCCTTCCACCATATggcctttaaatcaaagtaatAAAGAGGGAGGGGATTGACACAGGTCTGGCTGGAAGTCTTAGTTGTGGTAACCAGCTGCactggctgtgtgtgttttttgaagTGGTGCCCATGCCTGGTTTTGCAATGGTCGTCCTAATGCTGCTCACTCCAAAATTAAGCTTGGCAGAGCAGAGCATGCCTAATTGTGGCTTTGCCTGAAATGGTTTGtcttggggtgtgtgtgtgtgtgtttgtgtgtgtccacaCTAGTGTACCACATGTAGATCTGTTTCTGGAAGTCCTTAAAGTCCTCCAGTGGGAGGGGAATACAAAGACCCTCTGTGCTATAAATGGTTGAAGGGTGGTGCTTTTGAGAAATGACACAATCTAAAAACACAGCTacttttttaccattttaagtAGCACTAATGACGTTTTGTCATTATTCAGGGCAGTTATATTGTATTAAAGTAATGACAATGCCTGTTTTGACACATGTTTTATAATTCCCCacagctgttttaaacaaactggtAAAAATTAGGTTTTCACATCACCAACCTTTTCTTCATTGGCAACTACCAGCAACTTCATTCCACTTCGAAGTTTCTGCAGTTCTTGATCTATGACAAGAAACCAGATAATTATTAATCTACTGGCAAATGCTCATGTTactttaaatttgcatttagaATAGTCTCATTAAATATGAAGTGATTTAGAAAACGAGGAAGCAAATTTAGTTaatgtgtaataaaatattatttctgtgtttaaaagtgaACTTAAACTACATAGTTTTAGATTCATTTGAACCCTTTTATTAATCATTAATAGCTTTACATCagattttcaacatttggaCCAAAGCACCATGCTGTGcacatttctttattattatctgAGGCATATGAGCTGCTTTTCTACTAAATGATAATTCATATTATGATCAAATACTGTAGACAAACAtggtattttttaaagaaatcataaaggcaacaaaaactaaGATCAGTTGATTTTAGAGACTATTTAGTAATTGTCAAAGCTGCTACTAGAAGATAATAAAGAATAACAAAGAAAAGACTGAGTGAATGAAAGATTAAAACAGACATAGCCCACGGGTTTGAAGGAGTTTTCATTAGGTGCTTAGTGGGTTTGTCTTTGGTGTTTAGCTCTTTCCTGTACATCTCCTCTGAGAGagacaaatacagaaacactCAAAAAGGAAGATAATTTTCAAGgccaatgaaaacattttccacagCAGTTAACAAATGCGGAAATCTATGAGGGTGGTTAACTGTTTGAAAAGCTGTTTATGGCGGGTTGCTGAAGTTGTAATGGCACGCTGGTGTTTTGCTTACCTCTTTCTGTGCTCTCTGAGGTCAGAGAGGGTCTGGCCAGTAACTGAGTTTGCAAGTTCTCAATCTCTGCATTCTTACTGAGCAGAAGTTGCTGAAGACTGCTGATCTCTGTCTGTGAGTAACACACAATGAGGAATCTTAACAGAAATAACAGACAGTTCAACTGTTTTCACTTAACATTCTCTCAATCTCCCATCATGCATTACCAAATAAGacatatatgtatttaaaagttAAGTTCCAGCTTAggtcacaatttattttttccaccacTTTCTGCAAATAAATCAACCACAGCTAAGAATGGAAAGTTTTCTTCTCTAAATTTTAGAGCACCAAGTTTTAGGTCCCTGctctttaaagttttagtttgttttgaatgaGGTTACTGGAATAAATTGTTGGAAACAAAACTATGCTGAGACTGATTTAGTCATTTTGCAAGTAAATTTTAGTGTTGcatattttgcagaaaaaacaaaacaaaaacaaaaaaaaactgaagctagAAGCTTAAACATTGTACATATCAAAGTATGGTGTACAGCATATTGTCTCATCGATGAaggtgtttaaatgttttaaaacatggaTATCTTTTTGTTGGGTTTACTTAAAGTGCCAAGTTGTAGTGGGTTCATATTTGGGCTGTAGGCTGACAAGTTTAGCAATGGACACGTGATtataaatctttctgttttatggGTATAATGAATAGAAAGAGTATTATGGGTGGAAGTAGGTGGACATTGCTTGCAGAAATATGAAAGGCCttcaataaaactgacattatgATTGCAGTATTGCTTTAAAACCTGCGTttgtcagagttaaaggaatagttcagactTTTTGAAGTGCTGTTCTGTGGAATGGTTATGAACATTCACTCTGGAGACCTAAATTTTGACTGGATTAACAAGCTATCAGCTAGTTTGAGagggacaatttaaaaaaaaaaaaaaaaaaaaaactaaagtaagcGAAGTAAATGCTTTGACATGTTGTTTTATGCAGagagtttaataaaatagctactaataaaatattaaatctgtttttgtcataCTATAAAATATGAATTAACCACAATTTCTCTAGGAAAACACAGGAATCTGAACAGTAATAATTCATGCAAAACTGAATTACTCACTTCATTGAATGGAAGATCAGATTGGACAGCAATTAGGAAAATTGAGTGGACAATTACTTGTGCAATTTGGGCAATGGTGATAGATTGCAAAGCCTACACactataaaaagatttttttaccTTGGTTTCTTTGAGCCTCTTTTCATACTGTTGCTTTTGATCCTCCAGATTCTGCACTTTGTCCTTAAGAACCCGGAGTTCTTTAAGTAAgacctaaaacaggaagcaTTAGAAATTTATGTCCGTTTTACATCCAACCAAAGTCacagatgttttaatttttctttcacGCAACACACAATCCTAGCTCTGATGTTTATAGTTCATTTTGTGACACTCAGGGATTCATATCACATGAATAATTGCTGTGTTTATTCATGTATGTACAGTGATATAAAGCAATGTTTACGATAAGCGTTTCATTTCCATgtgaagacaaaagaaacaacccATGCTGTGCACAACATTAGAAGCCATGCAGGCAAACTATTCCTACACTTTCTCCTCCGCAGTGGCACCGGTGCTCTGTGCTACCCTCAGTCAGGTTGTGAGTGTTCCCAACAGCTCTGTCAAGATCCTCCTCTAGTTTGTGCGTCCCCTCTGAGGGTCCTTCCCAGGACAACCCAAGGTGTTTGCCCTGTCCCTCATTGGATTTAGAGGGGCACACCATTGGAAACCTGCTGTCAGTCGAGAACTCCAAGGCCTTTTTCTCCTGGATCTTGCTATTGATCTCCTTCTGAAACTGACACatctgctcctgcagctcaCTAATGAAATTCACTACAGTCTGGCAGATACaatgaaggaagaaaaaaaaaatcaaaaaacaaacaaaaaaaaatattaaaaagagaagaaacaacagAGTGCAGAATTTGTCAACATGTCACACtatttgtgtgtgcatatgtttgtGTCTAGGTGAattgaacaaacatttttttttctattattgttcttgtattttaaaataagatttatatAAAGTTCTAAAAACATtgaatataatataattttgttGAACAGACCTTGTCTGTTAGTGATATGCAAAACCACCTGCTTCGTAAGttcatgttaaattaaaataaattgttttgttcaTGGGTTTACTATTATAAATTGCTATTTCAATCCAGGCATCTAAAAAACAGCCTCTCTTAGTTTGCTTATAAGACGCAGTCCCGACCAAACAGCGAACCGGCAGCAACTGAGTTATGCTTGGAGTGTGGAAGTTTTACTCAGGGGTCCAGTACAGCGGATATGACAGATGATATGAGGGCCTCCATGGCTAATTTTAAACATAAGCTTACTGACTCTTAAGCCCTCTGCACGCTCTCTCTGTGTGTACGCGCATGTGCCTCCGTGCATTTGTGAGGACATGTTTGTGTAGTAGATACGGCACGTGGGGGACcagtaaagtgataaaaacagaatgttttcCTTAGTCTCTTTAAGTTAAAACAACTGTTAGAAGCtgaatttgtaaaaacagaaagaagaattattgaaaaacacaaagtgtgtggcattatttttttacttcaaaatacGGGTCTCCATGAAAAACAACTATATTTAAAggaaattgaacattttttaagacgctaactttaaaagatcaggggccctttttaaaaaggaaccACTCAACATTAACCTTCCACCAATAACAAAATTCTCTGGAATGAAGTCTACAAACGCTTATATTCAGCCTGCCATCCATCACACCAGCTCCTGTAAGCCTAAACTATTTTCAACTGAGGACAAAAAGACCCTTTGACCAGCAATGTTTTGACAGTAACTATTACAGTATCCTGTCTGGTAAAATTTCTGCTTTCTTATTTCAAGAATTCACATGGTCACCAAATGTGCAGGAAGTCTGCTAGTAACCTAACCATTAGTCTTAGACAAATACATGACCcagttaaagtgacaaaaacatttaaatccctTGGACGTTTTTCAGTAGACTTCCAGTTACAGCAAAGCTGGGTTTTAGAGGAATGTTTCCTTCCCTTCATCCAACAAGTGTTAATGGTCTTCCATAAAATCAGCAGTGGACTACCGTGTTGGATTTATTAGAACACAGAGCAAATTGTTGTGTGCACCAGGAAATAGGTCAAAAGAGATGTGCCTTAGACTAATTATTCCGCAGTGAAACAAACTGTAACATAATAATGATGTTATTGTAAAACTACtgtcaaactgaagaaaaactcTTTCCTCTTAAACAGGAAACTGTCCTAGtgatcaaagaaaaacaagtcacTTAACTCTTACTTTACACACACTGACCTTTGTTTGAAACATCATATTTTAATCTTTGACTATGAACAATTCAAGCGTGATGCAATGTAAGAATTAGTCATAATTGACTCATTCGAGGTCCTACCTCTGCTTTGTGCTGCCTCTCCACCCCATGGCCCTGCTTTCCCTCCATGtctgtcagttttagtttcaagtAAGAGACCTCCCCCATAAGACTCAGCTTCTGTTTCTCCAGTGACGTCCTATGCAGGAGCTCCTgtcatcacaaacacacagtaaaGAAACACAATCAGATACACAATTGTTCATTACCCCTTCTATTATACACAGTACTTACTTTACAAAGAAAGCATAAAGTGTGAGACACAGCGAGCTACCAAGTCTGTAATGACAGTCCTCTCAAACAAACCACACTGGTTTCAGAAGCTGTTTGAGTGGCTAAATATACACAACCCATGACCACTATTTATAATGTCTATTTCACAGCTCCCTCAAAGTACATAGCAGAGCAGAAGGGAGGAGGTgagactgagaaaaaaaaagaaaagcatgcaAAACATTCATTGAGAGAATATCAAAATAACTCTGACAGGTGCATTTTTTCTCATCTTGTGAGCATGAATGACAGCCAATCAAACCTAGTGTTGAGGGAGATTGTGGCTAAATGGCTCTGTAAGATCTTTCCTGAAAGGCTGTCAGCCATCAAAGCTAAATCAGACCAGCAGGCAGATGTATTTCTAATTTGGCTGGTGTCAAAAACAGGCACCGAATCACTTAACGTCCAGAAATGAGGATCAGACTTCACATATAGATACAACAGCTTAAATTATtgcttttcaaaaaacaaattctgtaaGCTTCCTTCAGAGCAGACATGGAAAATATTAGAACTTTGTCACCAGAAAGAGAACTACAGCTCAGACTCAAAACCTCCTAATGACTGTCTTTCAAAGAAATCAGTCCCTTGCTGCCCTTTGATAATGTACACACTTTCTGAAATGAATATAGAGATTAGTTAGAAAAGTCTAAAGTAGTCAAATTAAGCTTTTTCAAGAGTtgcagaagaataaaaacaaatacctgGTTGGTCATCCAGATTATGTCTACAGCAATTGATTTGTCCTCATAGATGCAGTGGTTATAAGTGTGTTGGAGTCTCAGGACATCAAGGTTTCATATGTCCATACCGTCTAGAGTTCTTTAACAAAGTTTCTCTGGTATATGTCAAACCTAAAGCAAACTAAATACAGACATGCGAGTCTAACTCCTACAAGAGCACCACTCCACATCTCTGTTCTTTCTCCCTCCCATCTCTCCACCTTCTACAGCTGTTCCTGCCCTCTTCGTTTGTTCCTTTCCTCCCTCCTTCTGTTGTCCTttccttctctctctgtttctgtctggcAGCCTACAACCATGGTGGCTGCAGGTTGGGGGGCGTGGTTAACTGTGCAGTAAATTTCCTGCCTAGACAGAGGAGTTTGACCCTGCAATAACCAGACATACACTCTGAGTGAGAAACTGTCCCGAAATGAGTCTGAGCttcctaaatattttttgttgtcaaGGTAATCCTCAACCTAATTCACTGGAATCTTAAGATGGAAATTCTTTAGAGGGAGCGACAGCCATTCTAGGGTACATTCTGCAACTTATGAGAAAAACGTGGCCCTGCAGAAAAAAGTCTTTTCTAAAAGAGAGATCATATTTTCCTCAATGGAATTGATTTAGCACTCTTGCATTCTTGAATGTCAGGTCGTCCTTACTTTGGTTCAGTTATACCACCAATGTTTAGATCTGGGAACAATCAGTTCTTCTAcacagttcagtttaatttgaaGTCACCTGTTGCAGCATCTCCTCTGTGCAGTTGAGTTTGTGCTGATGTTCCATCAAAGAACTCTCTAAATCATGGATCTTCACCCCTTGAGCCTCCACCTGGTCTGTCAGCACACTTACCTGAGAATGTGTGAACACAAAAAGaacagtatttttgtttctaatcaGAGATTTAAAAATTAACCAAAATTTATTCCATAATTGTATCTCGTAGCTACAGCCCTTTTTTAAGCAATTGTTTTTAGAAAGCAAAATTATATCAAGGTTATGTGTCTCAGTTCATTAACGTCTACTATTTctatcttaaaacaaaaaccaaatagtcataatatttttatatcttttccAGATCATGCAAATAATTTctttggggaaaataaaaagaatggtCCTTTGTGCTCCAGTTGGCACTTGCAACACTTTGGTAATTCGAGCAATGTCAGCACAATAcatgcagtttgtttaaaatccacAGCAAATCGTTAAAAGCTGCATATTAGATGATCACATGCTAAAAGGCAGGGCCAACATGCCAACTGGAATAAATGTTCCAGAGGAATGCTTTGtttaaagcctgaaaaaaaaaaaaaaaaaatcaggtcaCCTGCTCACTCACACACCTACAAACAGTACATGAAGGCAGCGAGCCTCAACCTGTCTATGAAGCACTTGTTCAGCAGCCCTGAGCGCTACACACACCTACAGATACAAGACAAACacatcagtcaaaacaaaaccgTCTTATGTTGTAATAGAACCAAACCCTCTTTATGACTGTTGCTTCACTCGGGCAgtttaacagaaacacacacttgcGCAACCTTTACAACACAATGCTGTGATACACTTTTGTTCTCTCAGATTGTTGTTTCTCTGTCAACTCAAGCGTTCAACAAAATCCCACCTGCAGAATCAGTGACTCTTTGTCCCCCTCCAGACGGGATAACCGGTCCTGGTAGGAGTCGCCGTTACTGTTTGAGCTGAGGTTGTCCTGCTGAAAAGAAGTCACTTGTAAATTTCAGTATTCATTCAATTAATACAGCACAGTTATCTTTTTCACACttgcacacaaacattaaacttctCATAACGTATATGCCTGTGTGTGGAATTTTTGTAAGAGGTTTACAGGTCCTAATTCAGAGTTAGAAACTGTGTAATATATTGCCTGTCAGCTGATTTGTTAGAGGCTGTTCCAGCAAAGGATAAATGAACTGCAATCAAGTGAGTTCTAACTTCTCATAGAAATGTCCTTTGACAGATAAGGAAAATTGTGTAGCTTTGTTTGTATTAGTTTCAAATGaagcattttactttttatgttatCAGTATTTGCCTTGGTATCaattatacataaaaacactaaatttatatatttctgtagTGTAATAGTTGAGTAGACTGTATCTTCTTGATTGATACTTT
Protein-coding regions in this window:
- the ppfibp2a gene encoding liprin-beta-2 isoform X7; amino-acid sequence: MTNQELLHRTSLEKQKLSLMGEVSYLKLKLTDMEGKQGHGVERQHKAETVVNFISELQEQMCQFQKEINSKIQEKKALEFSTDSRFPMVCPSKSNEGQGKHLGLSWEGPSEGTHKLEEDLDRAVGNTHNLTEGSTEHRCHCGGESVLLKELRVLKDKVQNLEDQKQQYEKRLKETKTEISSLQQLLLSKNAEIENLQTQLLARPSLTSESTERDQELQKLRSGMKLLVVANEEKDRRIEELTLLLNQCRQFREVTHTSRQSSSVVRSLSNGWTPSSSSEEEEQGLLKNADSSSAKSDDVKSEVSTNSSSSQQISLLSVQKENDSRPEPQTLSSSMSDITNGHLPKNDLDDSRSQTLPTNSSLLEQNGMGDSSADIQSQKSPDGSENGDCIQRKLEKADDSTSSDNSPVHCEELAQPGQRAVGSPEYMKNNRSFKKLWGKLRRTQSGGFQAADPDVGQFRRGGLRATAGPRLTRTPESDSTRDMNIPFSQWTKEQVCGWLEDYGLGQYVNLARQWIENGQTFLSATPQDFEKEMGMKHPLHRKKLQLALRAFTTKVIEKSSELDHIWVTRWLDDIGLPQYKDQFHEARVDGRMIQYLTVNDLLTLKVTSQLHHLSIKCAIHVLHANKFNPNCLRRRPGDEKQPSPSEVVQWSNHRVMEWLRAVDLAEFAPNLRGSGVHGGLVILEPRFSSETLALLLNIPPQKTLLRRHLATAFAALVGPLAMQEKREYGNATGHVPLTTTAKVKPKKLGFTQFSHLRKRKPDEAADYICPVDSGAVNGVSRLLSPTHRGLSPTMDRHAEK
- the ppfibp2a gene encoding liprin-beta-2 isoform X8, whose protein sequence is MGEVSYLKLKLTDMEGKQGHGVERQHKAETVVNFISELQEQMCQFQKEINSKIQEKKALEFSTDSRFPMVCPSKSNEGQGKHLGLSWEGPSEGTHKLEEDLDRAVGNTHNLTEGSTEHRCHCGGESVLLKELRVLKDKVQNLEDQKQQYEKRLKETKTEISSLQQLLLSKNAEIENLQTQLLARPSLTSESTERDQELQKLRSGMKLLVVANEEKDRRIEELTLLLNQCRQFREVTHTSRQSSSVVRSLSNGWTPSSSSEEEEQGLLKNADSSSAKSDDVKSEVSTNSSSSQQISLLSVQKENDSRPEPQTLSSSMSDITNGHLPKNDLDDSRSQTLPTNSSLLEQNGMGDSSADIQSQKSPDGSENGDCIQRKLEKADDSTSSDNSPVHCEELAQPGQRAVGSPEYMKNNRSFKKLWGKLRRTQSGGFQAADPDVGQFRRGGLRATAGPRLTRTPESDSTRDMNIPFSQWTKEQVCGWLEDYGLGQYVNLARQWIENGQTFLSATPQDFEKEMGMKHPLHRKKLQLALRAFTTKVIEKSSELDHIWVTRWLDDIGLPQYKDQFHEARVDGRMIQYLTVNDLLTLKVTSQLHHLSIKCAIHVLHANKFNPNCLRRRPGDEKQPSPSEVVQWSNHRVMEWLRAVDLAEFAPNLRGSGVHGGLVILEPRFSSETLALLLNIPPQKTLLRRHLATAFAALVGPLAMQEKREYGNATGHVPLTTTAKVKPKKLGFTQFSHLRKRKPDEAADYICPVDSGAVNGVSRLLSPTHRGLSPTMDRHAEK